A region of Pleionea litopenaei DNA encodes the following proteins:
- a CDS encoding serine hydrolase domain-containing protein, with the protein MLKYLVFFIFLVIVLSGCAQKRVVPLERNDGLKINAPENVGIDQRLLKSASSEIYQYRENSVSPTLQKNKKYVGITSLLVARKNQLVFERYFNGAALETPVPAASFSKSVLSALIGIAIGEGKIPSVETSLYDYSDYPELQHWDDRKAAIQLRHLLTMTTGWDCGNIGDYESHCGAEMDKHTDPYKWVLDLPMVAKPGEIFNYNDAVHRFLGAIIAIATDQYATRYYQEKLMLPMQMENNVLQTSTMTSREMLKFGLLYLNQGRFQDQQIVPESWVKQSTQVQVPFKQSQQLQGYGYLWWVYDFSVGQQTFSGYYAAGNGGQYAFVIPALELVVVFTGINYGSTYYMKQPFEIMEQYILPSVHSS; encoded by the coding sequence ATGTTGAAATACTTAGTGTTTTTTATCTTTTTGGTCATTGTTCTATCTGGCTGCGCTCAAAAACGAGTTGTTCCTTTAGAGCGTAATGATGGCTTGAAAATCAACGCTCCTGAAAACGTTGGTATTGATCAACGTCTATTGAAGTCCGCGAGCAGTGAAATATATCAATATCGAGAAAACTCAGTCTCACCGACCCTTCAAAAAAATAAAAAATACGTTGGAATTACCAGTCTTTTAGTCGCGCGAAAAAATCAGTTGGTTTTCGAGCGGTATTTTAATGGTGCGGCGCTAGAAACCCCCGTGCCTGCAGCATCATTCAGCAAAAGTGTATTATCGGCACTGATTGGAATTGCTATTGGAGAAGGTAAAATTCCGAGTGTAGAAACCAGTTTGTACGATTATTCTGATTATCCCGAATTACAACATTGGGATGACAGAAAAGCAGCGATTCAACTTCGCCATTTACTGACAATGACGACTGGCTGGGACTGTGGAAACATTGGCGATTATGAATCCCATTGTGGAGCAGAAATGGATAAGCATACTGATCCCTATAAATGGGTTCTGGATCTGCCGATGGTGGCGAAACCTGGTGAGATCTTTAACTATAACGACGCAGTACATCGTTTTTTAGGAGCAATCATTGCGATTGCAACGGATCAATACGCTACTCGCTATTATCAAGAGAAGTTAATGCTTCCGATGCAAATGGAAAATAATGTTTTGCAAACATCCACCATGACTAGCCGTGAAATGTTAAAGTTTGGTTTGTTGTATTTAAATCAAGGTCGCTTTCAAGACCAGCAAATAGTCCCAGAGTCTTGGGTTAAACAATCAACTCAGGTTCAAGTTCCCTTTAAACAATCTCAGCAATTGCAAGGCTATGGTTATTTGTGGTGGGTGTATGATTTTTCAGTAGGGCAACAAACTTTTTCCGGGTATTACGCTGCCGGCAATGGTGGTCAATATGCCTTTGTCATTCCTGCATTGGAATTAGTGGTTGTTTTTACCGGAATTAACTACGGTTCGACATACTATATGAAGCAGCCCTTTGAAATTATGGAACAGTATATTCTTCCTAGCGTTCATTCTTCCTAG